GTTCACCTCCCGCGTGCAATATGTCGGCAGTGAAAAGGGAGATGAATGATGTATTTTTCCAGAATAACGCTGAAAACCAATGTGTTGCCGCGCGTGATGGCGGAAAAGCGGCTGCACGCGGGGGGCTATGCCAGCCACCAGTGGCTCTGGCAGCTTTTCCCTGACCAGCCGCAGCGGTCGTTCTTGTTCCGCGAGGAAGCGCATGAAACCAAAAGCCTGTTTTACCTGCTTTCTGAACAGGCTCCACAGGCGGGTCATAACCTGTTTCAGGTGGAAACCAAACCCTATCAACCTCAGTGGCGTGACGGTATGACGCTGGCGTTTTCGCTACGAGCTAATCCGGTGGTCACGCGGGACGGCAAGCGTAGCGATGTGTTGATGGATGCACGTC
This genomic interval from Pectobacterium aquaticum contains the following:
- the cas6e gene encoding type I-E CRISPR-associated protein Cas6/Cse3/CasE; the encoded protein is MYFSRITLKTNVLPRVMAEKRLHAGGYASHQWLWQLFPDQPQRSFLFREEAHETKSLFYLLSEQAPQAGHNLFQVETKPYQPQWRDGMTLAFSLRANPVVTRDGKRSDVLMDARHQARAAGLSGVELWQHQQRRAHDWLVRQGENAGFAVSSCRVDGYQRHRLNKPGQSAAIMFSSVDYDGVLHITDAERFATAARQGLGKSKALGCGLLLLKRA